The sequence gtccgacagtggcatccaccagttgatcaatacgcggcatttggaacgaatctttgggacaggccttgttcagatcagtaaagtccacacataccctccacgttccgttcttctttttaacaacgactgtatgggccaaccactcggggtagaaaacttctttgatagccccagccctcttaagtttaagcacctcttccttcacagcctcggagtgttctctggaagagcgccgaggtggctgccttctcggaacaatagctgggttgacatttaaatgatgacaaatgaagcttggatcaacgcctggagcttcgtaaggatcccacgcaaaaatgtcaatattgtccttcagaaattctaacaattcgatcttctcttggcgtggcaaaagtatgccaacttggaagaacctctctggattatcagctactggaaacttctctaactcctcgcaatgtgtctcctctcctgtcaccatcccagatgaaccaggagctgttaactgctataagtctttggtgattgaagccgaagactcggcttctgtctgatgtagtactgcagccgatatgcactgcctggctaccgattggctgccaaggatttcctcaacacattcccccaagggaaatttaattttaacatgcaaagtagaggagacagctcccagagcgtgcagccaaggcctggcgaggatggccgtatatggagagtacgcgtcaaccacgatgaagtccacctcaaccgtttctgggccggattgaacgggcaaacggatctgtcccttcggcataacggctctcccttcaaagcttataagcggcgaatcataaggagtaaggtcttccaacttcaaccttaaccccttaaatagatcagggtacatgatatctgcaccactgccctgatctatcatcaccctcctcacatcatagttccctatcttgagcgtaactacaagagcatcgtcatggggttggatagtccctgctttatcctcctcagaaaatcccaagatgggcaaattgagcttcaacctcttcggcctgcagcctgtatcctcggcctgagaatgagaaactgccatcaccctagtgggacttgagccggtcctaccaggtgcagcaaagataacattgattgttcccaatgccggccgagatgaattgttcctctgattgtttgagccggacTGGCTGCCCTGACCagtaggttgacacaagtgctgcttcagttttccttcactgacaagctgctccaaatggttccacagggtccgacagttctcggtagtgtggcccacatcctgatggtactgacaaaagaggtttagattcctcttcgcagggtcccctgacATCTTACCAGGCCACTTGAAAAAGGGCTCCTTACGTACTTTCTCTACAATCGATGCAGTTCCCGAACACGTGCTCACCCGCCCGAGGTGTCGCCGAGCTCTGGACCTTTGTCCaatgtaatctctcctcggcctgttgttgtggtacctgtccgacctgaaatcccttctctcctgcgggatgaccttctccttaccctttacttgctgttggtcttcctccactttcttatactcgtcaatacgatccatgaggcgacgtacactgcgacCAGGCTTTTTAGTCagagactttctcaggtcgtgatcagtaggaaggcctaccttaaaggtattaagcgccacctcatcaaagtcaccatctatttcattaaacatctcccagtaacggtcggagtatgctttcaacgtctccccttccctcatggtcatggataacagcgagtccaatggccgaggtactctgctacacgtaatgaaccccgaagcgaatgctctagtaagctccccaaacgaacttatggaccccgatttaaggccattgaaccacctcatagcgaCAGGTCCCAAAGTTgcaggggaaaactttacacatcagggtctcgttgtgagagtgcaccgccatcctctggttaaagtgactcacatgctccaccggatcagtccggccattatagatggtgaaagtgggctgggtaaaccttctgggaagccttcctctctcaatcctccgtgtaaatggagatttggagagctggtgcaacgccctactcatagcatcgttgcctaagcccctagaatgaggcttcttacgtctgcgagttggctagtcgtcctcctcaccggaagatgttgcactggtgggaaagcgcgaccttgagctgtagccacctcccctatcctcctctgaggaagagttagatgaggacggtgaaagcCTACGCTTAGCACGGCGTAAccttctcttcaaacgattgatttccttctgcatggatttagaaccctcatcgtgggtggtgctacccccctCATGAATATGGTtagcgcctgggtattctgtatggacacttccctcacgatccctttgatgttcaagacgttcgaaatgatctttcGGCTGTGATCCCtatgactctgcatggtgagcacctaagcctgccataatatccctacttcttctagactagatttcccacagacggcgccaattgtaagtgcacaattgcacctggctccaagaacagttacgggctcaggcccaatgagccttaaacaatatgaatttgtagagtgtgggcttcaaacccaggttagaagtgtctaaggattaaatgacaagccaaagattgcaaacacttgaaaacaacaaggaatattgcaaATCAACCtactcggacgtaagccgagagctgttcttatattatctctttctcttttttctttttctcttagattacaaaaaagggagtCCCCATTCATGTTCTAGGTTacttcttaaatactcctctttttgataatttgtacacgtgttgccccaactcccccttagcctagatatttcttttctcagtgcctttgaatagtaaccagaagtttcccttccactgttcaggtgtcacttccccattaatgcggtcagggtggtaggtgcagggtctttaatgtggaggtggcagcctttatcttgggtatttctctaacatcggtgcttctaggacattcaagggttccccccccccctttaaccattggtcttgaccgtgtcattccctaacctttgccatgaagtcccgggttctccggtgtccgtccgaagggaaattcaccctcggctggatcctcggatcctcggcgtatgggccgacccatagtactaacaagttctaaacccaagagcaagtcggccttccttagcatggcccaaaggcccacatccccatcagggtctttttactccccacaattcaataaactatttataatttatgaaatttaatatttcaattttttcaaattatatcctaaaaatcaaaaataaattaaactaacAAATCTAAACTAAATCTAAACTTCAAAAATAATATTCTGAGTTGGCTCAGGTTATTTAGGTTGAAAATTTGTCAACTCAAGCTCTACCCaatccaattttcaaaataatttggGAACTCAAATCTCAATACTCAATATATCCAACCCATCAATCCATGACAACAAATCCAAGACTTTAGATTGGAGGGATTGGGTTAGATTTGTTGTATTTGTTGATTAATCCACACTCCTATTCTCAAATTTCTGTAggatgaatatttttattttacactaaaaagtAGTAATAAGAGTGTGAATTACTCAATTccgttttcttttcttttttttcttttttttttttatacttttttttattgctgCCCTCAAAGGATACGAGTTTAGAGGCGTGAAGGACGtaggtttctttttttctttttctttttctggttGAGAAGAAGGTAAGTAAGTGAGCATGTAGCCTAAATCTGTATAATTTCAGTTAAATTTTATTGAGAGATATAAGAAAATATGCTAAAGAAAGAACCATCCCATCTAAAATGTAATAAATAGGCTAGATTTAGAAATTTCAATGCCTGATGTAGTGCGACTTTGGAGACTATTATTTCCCACACTTTCTGCATGTCATtctatatattaattttcttatatattagtATGCATTTAGATATTTGGTTTCAGTTCTaacattttataattaaaaaaagatatttagtTTTATTGTAATAAATGTTTAGCATGTGAGTTGTTCCATGACATTtttaattatacttttttttatttttatacatagaGTTGGCAAAGCAAATTGCTTTCTACTTTCAAGTGTTTCCATTATATAGTTACATGGAATTTAATATGTAGAAtgctgctctctctctctctctctctctctctctctctctctctatatatatatatatatataaaccgaTGTGCAATATACTTGTTAGACTCTCCAAGGCGATATGGTTCGAAGCTTTGTActaattatcaaaagaaaaactctaaaGACACGTCCAAATTCATACCCAAATCCACAATACACTTATCTATAGAAATGGTTTCCTTTTCCCATCCCTAGGAAAGAAAGAGTTCCatagattttatttaaaaataataataataaaataacaacaattGAAACAGTCTCCTTAGCTAAGAATTTTGTAGTACAATTTAttggcatttttaaatatttttaacagaaACATCCGGAATTCGGACCCCTcctaataacaataacaattaaaaagatCTCCCAAAGTCTTATAGTACAATTCGTTGATATTTCTTAATATTTCAAATGGAGACATCTAGGATTCAAACCCCtttttataattatcaaattatcaaccaaaaaaaaaaaatctataagtCTTCTCTAGATACCTCATACAGTCATACTAGTTAACTACATATGAAAGTTGCTTATGCACGCCATGCCAAGTGAAAAGTTCCgaagttattaaaaattatacagatggatttttttttttttttttcaaggaagCACTTTCTTTTACATAAGCCCAAGCCGACCAATCAAACAACATTCCAAATCAGTGTCCCAACTACCCTGTTAGAAATTCCTAGTAGTTTTAGGTATAAGCTCCtgtccttctttttctttgatgcTAATCAAACGTCAAGTCTAAGGCCAACCGAAAAATTGGACACGGATTTGTTGTATTTAggatctgtttggatagaacttattactgaaaactgaaaactgaaaactgaaaatactatagtaaaataattttaaaatgtgtgaatagtaccgcgaaatctatttttaatgaaaaagttgctgaaaagtgaaatttgtgggttcatgaatagtgcacggatgcactgttcatagaagacttggtcaacaactgcggctggaaaaaaaaaaaaaaaaaggctgaaaacgcgaaaacgcaaaacgcagcccTGATAAGTTGGATCCAAACGGTCACTTAGTATTGGACTTGGTTTGAGTCTAATGTTTAGTCGCATTTAACTCATTTAGATGATAATATGTATCCACTTTCAAACAGGTGTCATCATCTTGATGAGTTCAGTACAACtaataaaaaactaaaccaaacctTATCCTTTAGTATTTAccgcaagaaaagaaaaatagaaaaaagaaaaagtcattGCAGGTTATATGTAGCTCAGTATCTCCAAATGGAAAAGTTGTTTCTGTTATCATTTCCATTAATTTCCAGTATTGGTTTGACAATCAGACCAACATAAAACTATGGCTCCAAATCTCCACGCTAAACTTGAGCCGAATTTGGAGGTCCAAACTATTCTTTCCCTTCACCTTGACGCAAATAAAATCACAgagcaaaagaaaggaaagatgAACTACGTGTTAGCTATGTTGAATgttttgaccaattttttttatgtgaatctGTTTTGACCAGATTCATTGTTCTAAAATCGTCACAATCtacttataataattaaatgccATGTTAAATAGCTCACATAGTACTTCCACATCATTGCATATAAATTATTGTGTAGGATTGTCTCTCATGAATTCTTGTGTACAATTATAACTATTAGTATAAATGATAATAGTTACACACCCTGACTATACGGGACATATAGTTAAAATCTtgttttcattaattaaaattgtaaaattacaCAATCGCGTTGCTcataattttacattttcataattataactaaaatttcataatcataacTAAAATCGTGTTTTTACAACATGATTTTAACGTATGATAGTGCATAACAATAATTAGCTATTAGTATATAAAGCCTTTTATATGCGAATGGCACGTGGACCACAAACAAATAGTAGCTAGCAAGTGTCCGATTCCTTTGTTTTGCAACCAATGGTGTGCAATGTTTTGTGGACGGAATTCTAGTCTTGTTTAAATAGAAAATTCtaactaacttttatttttgtctgGTTCCAAATCACTAATATCTTTTAGAAGTTTGCTGAACCGTCCGTAccaactctttttctttttttgttgataattacCAACCCTTATTCATAAAAACAATTCATATCTTTTCATTAAAATGTATGAAAATGCTTTCTTCATTAGTTGGCTGGATTATaccctcttcctcttcctcttcctcttcctcttcttcctcccaATACGACGAAAAAGAAGATGACAACACAAAAAACGACAGCATTTCAGCTAAACCTATTGATAACATTGATGAATCCATTGATGATCCCAAAATTCCAGTTGGAATCGCCGTCCGCTCCACCCCTATAGTCACAATTGCACTTCCTGCCACCGCGGCTGCCCCTATAGGCAACCCTCcaatcacaaccaccaccaccaccaccactataATTGTGAATTCAAAGAGACGGCGTGTTGAGAATGAGAGCAATAACGATGCATGGGCCATGCAGGAAGAGAAAAGGCATGTGGACTATTCTCGGAGACTGATTCAACGGATTTGGACTAACGAGGATGAGATTGAGCTCCTAAGAGGCTTCCTTGAGTTCACAACACAGCGTGGCTCCACAAATTACAATGTCACCAAAGAATTCTACGATCAAATCAGGTCCAAACTTCAGGTTGAGTTCAACAAGAACCAGCTCTCTGATAAGCTCCGCAAGTTAAAGAGAAAGTACAAAAGAGTTCTTGAAAGAAACAACCCAGACAAAGAGTTTTCTTTCAAGACCGCACATGAACAAGCCACGTTTGAAATTT comes from Castanea sativa cultivar Marrone di Chiusa Pesio chromosome 3, ASM4071231v1 and encodes:
- the LOC142628544 gene encoding putative transcription factor At5g28040, whose product is MLSSLVGWIIPSSSSSSSSSSSSQYDEKEDDNTKNDSISAKPIDNIDESIDDPKIPVGIAVRSTPIVTIALPATAAAPIGNPPITTTTTTTTIIVNSKRRRVENESNNDAWAMQEEKRHVDYSRRLIQRIWTNEDEIELLRGFLEFTTQRGSTNYNVTKEFYDQIRSKLQVEFNKNQLSDKLRKLKRKYKRVLERNNPDKEFSFKTAHEQATFEISRKIWGDIVGRIGVEDNMLDEDEPSSSLNDINLVNVKVEDEEVMGDFRPWKRPKSLSGLKINEKHGSNNGTLPTDIENGNNDVVSLIEDTVKSLSPLFQELLSNALSPTELSPDGVSTTNMQSGEGVDEKWREQKIKELEVYLKRLELVQDQIKATLEELRSMGG